A stretch of Girardinichthys multiradiatus isolate DD_20200921_A chromosome 20, DD_fGirMul_XY1, whole genome shotgun sequence DNA encodes these proteins:
- the fbxo2 gene encoding F-box only protein 2 produces the protein MARNLLKNPNGDEQLDFWELTENGGDLWKVEDMPGDRGHDFCNEEVTKYFVTSFELCLKRQVIDLLEEGYSPDQLDDQPPVTVEDWFCGRTDCGCTYQMTSCLLDQNQEVLQEYKHGLETLYPEADCSWKQVTHTFSDYGPGMRFISFEHGGQDTNYWKGWFGVRLTGSSVTLGV, from the exons ATGGCTAGAAACCTACTGAAGAATCCCAATGGGGATG AGCAGCTAGATTTCTGGGAGCTGACAGAGAATGGCGGGGACCTGTGGAAAGTGGAGGACATGCCAGGAGACAGAGGTCATGACTTCTGCAATGAGGAAGTCACAAAATACTTTGTAACATCCTTTGA GCTTTGCCTAAAGAGGCAGGTGATTGACCTGTTAGAGGAGGGTTACAGCCCAGATCAACTGGATGATCAGCCTCCTGTCACAGTGGAAGACTG GTTCTGTGGCAGAACCGACTGTGGCTGCACCTATCAGATGACCTCATGTCTGCTGGATCAGAATCAGGAGGTCCTGCAGGAGTATAAACATGGGCTGGAGACTCTGTACCCCGAAGCAGACTGCTCGTGGAAACAG GTCACTCATACGTTTTCTGACTATGGCCCTGGAATGCGTTTTATCTCATTCGAACATGGAGGACAAGACACCAATTACTGGAAAGGGTGGTTTGGAGTTAGGCTCACTGGGAGCTCTGTGACTCTTGGTGTCTGA